The Caenorhabditis elegans chromosome II genome has a segment encoding these proteins:
- the acs-15 gene encoding long-chain-fatty-acid--CoA ligase (Confirmed by transcript evidence) produces the protein MLNQSVRFLARRANSQIRRSNLLKTGSLAAQDRGFFFGKRREPRCDLKNQSIVQADGSRKSAWLGDKPLRHESFIGILTTYAGIRRGPTVGGKEMLGKRVMKNGKLEWEWITYEQAFEISDNVSQAIRKLGIEIGDKSNIGIYSKNRPEWVLSDMAIHNFSNVSVPIYDNIPNEDMHYITNLCEIPLMFVDSEDKTTQLIKDKTYLSKSLKYIVQFDKVSDEMKAMAESNNFQLWSFDEFVELGKKHEHRPHAPPTPETLATISFTSGTTGRPKGAMLTHLNLCSTTVACEEFEHVEGELDSYLSYLPLAHVYERHCTLAHFKIGSRIGFSRGDPALLVEDIQALAPRTFACVPRVLGKIYKSVMSQVQDKPVKKMILNSAIAYKLYHYKMTGKATRDTLVDKYILHKIQMILGPNIKQFLIPAAKTDNSSMRFARGAFGIEILELYGLTETSGPTTIQLVGDMLGSVGPPISCTSIKLVDIAELGYFVDENGGEVLVKGHNVTSGYYKDPKATASAFTEDGFMKTGDIGKFTPEGTLQLIDRRDNVLKLPQGEFVAPDLTESLYISSKFVQQICVHGNKEKPWLVAVVVPDPEYLASHANLEHNIEGKTYEELCKIPALAEDVLRDFVDLTKEHNRPRHEGVFAIHLTPIAFSPQNGLTTPTHKNKRTAIAQFFKKQIVEMFDRIEKEEEGTELTTKIENAH, from the exons ATGCTCAATCAAAGTGTGCGGTTTTTGGCTCGCCGAGCAAATTCTCAGATCCGGCGTTCCAATCTTCTGAAGACT ggCTCACTTGCAGCTCAAGATCGTGGCTTTTTCTTCGGGAAACGTCGTGAACCAAGATgcgatttgaaaaatcaatcaattgtTCAAGCAGATGGAAGTAGAAAGTCTGCATGGCTCGGAGACAAACCACTTCGACACGAATCGTTCATTGGAATACTGACTACTTATGCGGGG attcgccGCGGACCAACTGTCGGTGGAAAAGAAATGTTAGGGAAGAGAGtgatgaaaaatggaaaattggaatggGAATGGATAACGTATGAGCAAGCATTCGAAATATCTGATAATGTATCACAAGCTATCAGAAAGTTGGGAATTGAGATTGGCGATAAGTCTAATATTGggatttactcaaaaaatcgacCAGAG TGGGTCTTGTCCGACATGGCAATTCACAACTTCAGCAATGTTTCTGTTCCAATATACGATAATATACCCAATGAAGATATGCATTACATAACCAACCTTTGTGAAATCCCGTTAATGTTTGTCGATAGTGAAGATAAGACTACTC aactcaTCAAAGACAAAACCtatttgtcaaaaagtttgaaatacaTTGTACAATTTGACAAGGTATCCGATGAGATGAAGGCAATGGCGGAGAGCAATAATTTCCAATTGTGGAGTTTTGATGAGTTTGTAGAACTGGGAAAGAAGCATGAGCATCGTCCACATGCTCCACCAACACCTGAGACGCTGGCAACAATCTCATTCACTTCTGGAACTACTGGGCGTCCGAAAGGAGCCATGCTGACTCACTTGAACTTGTGCTCTACAACAGTTGCCTGCGAAGAATTTGAGCATGTTGAGGGGGAGCTGGATTCGTATCTTTCTTATCTTCCATTGGCTCATGTGTACGAGAGACACTGCACTCTTGCGCACTTCAAAATCGGATC aagaatcgGCTTCTCCCGTGGTGATCCAGCTCTTTTGGTAGAGGACATTCAAGCACTTGCTCCACGTACATTTGCCTGCGTTCCTCGAGTTTTAGGCAAGATCTATAAGTCTGTAATGAGCCAAGTGCAGGATAAGCCGGTGAAGAAGATGATTCTAAACTCTGCAATAGCTTACAAATTGTATCATTACAAAATGAC CGGAAAAGCTACCCGGGATACTTTGGTGGACAAATATATTCTGCACAAGATTCAGATGATTCTCGGCCCCAATATCAAACAATTTCTGATTCCGGCTGCAAAAACTGATAATTCCTCAATGAGATTTGCTCGTGGAGCCTTTGGAATTGAGATCCTTGAGCTATACGGCCTAACCGAGACTTCCGGGCCTACAACAATTCAGTTGGTTGGAGATATGTTGGGATCTGTTGGGCCGCCTATCTCATGTACCTCGATAAAACTTGTCGATATTGCGGAACTTGGATACTTTGTCGATGAAAATGGAGGTGAAGTCCTTGTAAAGGGTCATAACGTCACTTCAGGATATTACAAGGATCCCAAAGCAACTGCATCAGCATTCACAGAAGATGGATTTATGAAGACTGGAGATATTGGAAAATTCACTCCTGAAGGAACTCTCCAGCTTATAGATCGCCGCGACAACGTACTAAAACTTCCTCAAGGAGAGTTTGTAGCTCCGGATCTCACAGAGTCTTTGTacatttcatcaaaatttgtaCAACAAATTTGTGTGCATGGGAATAAGGAAAAACCATGGCTCGTAGCAGTCGTCGTTCCAGATCCAGAg taccTGGCTTCTCATGCCAATCTGGAGCACAATATCGAGGGAAAGACCTACGAGGAGTTGTGCAAAATTCCGGCTCTCGCTGAAGATGTGCTCCGTGACTTTGTAGATCTCACCAAAGAGCACAATCGGCCAAGACATGAAGGG gtATTTGCCATACATCTCACTCCCATCGCCTTCTCACCGCAAAATGGCTTGACAACTCCAACTCATAAAAACAAGAGGACTGCAATTGCACAGTTCTTCAAGAAACAAATTGTAGAAATGTTTGACAGGAttgagaaagaagaagaaggcacCGAATTGaccacaaaaatcgaaaatgctcattga
- the fbxc-34 gene encoding F-box domain-containing protein (Confirmed by transcript evidence), translated as MQLSYLNLKSVLKYLEPNLRIQLSMRCPSIQFCEKTSPLHIQELCWTKTSLKINETYYKTTKAIWKAKESSQEYVLLGLEIGGSTERAVFNTTFGEVMNYILKQMLGGRQVIATHTCIGMDTDAFQNGRNLVTDTLEIYTGDLRKTLDTLSSIFHPSSFPLKSLRILDNADFKHPIIQGSLLLVVPNTENMHLISNKRVHARYFYYKDDVDFIINKWLDDGKEAGTHFSIGMFLTEDHVKEKYEEFLSTFEERVSWRTNYPPCFAINIDNFSEIVIGYEEFQQISTPEWRLNFKVQKREEFV; from the exons ATGCAACTctcctatttgaatttgaaatctgTACTGAAATATTTGGAGCCAAATTTGAG AATTCAATTATCCATGCGATGCCCCTCTATCcaattttgtgagaaaaccTCCCCATTACATATCCAAGAGCTTTGTTGGACCAAGacaagtctgaaaattaatgagaCTTACTACAAGACAACTAAAGCTATTTGGAAGGCGAAAGAATCAAGTCAAGAATATGTTCTCCTAGGTCTAGAAATTGGTGGTAGTACTGAACGAGCAGTTTTTAATACGACGTTCGGGGAAGTTATGAATTATATCCTGAAACAGATGCTGGGAGGCCGGCAGGTTATCGCAACACATACTTGCATTGGAATGGATACTGATGCTTTTCAAAATGGGAGGAATCTTGTCACCGATACTTTGGAGATTTACACAGGAGATTTACGCAAAACTCTTGACACTCTCTCCTCAATATTTCACCCGTCAAGTTTCCCATTGAAATCTTTGAGAATACTTGACAATGCAGACTTCAAGCACCCTATAATCCAAGGTTCCCTGCTCCTGGTTGTTCCGAATACTGAGAACATGCATCTGATATCTAATAAAAGAGTACACGCGCGATATTTTTACTACAAAGATGACGTCGACTTTATTATTAATAAATGGCTGGATGATGGAAAAGAAGCTGGAACCCATTTTTCTATTGGAATGTTTTTGACTGAAGACCATGTAAAAGAGAAGTATGAAGAGTTTTTGAGCACGTTTGAAGAGAGAGTTTCGTGGAG aacaaattaTCCGCCATGCTTTGCAATCAATATCGACAACTTCTCTGAGATTGTCATCGGCTACGAGGAATTCCAACAGATTTCCACACCGGAATGGAGATTGAACTTCAAAGTACAGAAGAGAGAAGAATTTGTATAA